From a single Nostoc edaphicum CCNP1411 genomic region:
- a CDS encoding aspartyl/asparaginyl beta-hydroxylase domain-containing protein gives MESFNEYHIDPKEFTFLKNFEDNWQVIRDEFTSFIKDASDDELKLTYDILGPKSQTIKTKGDAKYSAFGILFQGMFIEQYIKAYQIQYPDYGSDDASQKALALREKYFPNLAQVIKKVKFSDDEIIRNVYYGTFHPGLDIKLHVNYNPHMNRGYLGLIVPEGDVAMKICHEQLYWHEGKFLVLDHSYPHCPHNYTNYDRTVLVVDFFKPDKPREEVIRFEKEQVRQRMQDNPYSLGVFGKSDKAKKEDFIKYGLAHQLEWDKAL, from the coding sequence ATGGAAAGTTTTAATGAGTATCATATAGACCCAAAAGAATTTACTTTTCTGAAAAATTTTGAAGATAACTGGCAAGTCATTAGAGATGAGTTTACATCCTTTATTAAGGATGCATCTGATGACGAGTTAAAATTAACTTATGATATTTTGGGGCCGAAAAGTCAAACTATTAAAACCAAAGGTGATGCAAAATATAGTGCTTTTGGTATTTTATTTCAAGGTATGTTTATTGAACAATATATTAAAGCATATCAAATACAATATCCTGATTATGGGTCAGATGATGCATCACAAAAAGCACTTGCATTAAGAGAGAAATATTTCCCAAACTTAGCTCAGGTAATAAAAAAAGTTAAATTTAGTGATGATGAGATAATTAGAAACGTGTATTATGGTACATTCCATCCAGGCTTGGATATCAAGCTGCATGTGAACTATAATCCTCACATGAATCGTGGCTATCTAGGATTAATCGTGCCAGAGGGAGATGTGGCTATGAAAATATGCCATGAACAGCTTTATTGGCATGAAGGAAAATTTCTGGTTTTAGATCACAGCTATCCACACTGTCCGCATAATTACACTAATTATGATCGAACTGTATTGGTTGTAGACTTTTTTAAACCGGATAAACCTAGAGAGGAAGTCATCCGATTTGAGAAAGAACAAGTCAGACAACGGATGCAAGATAATCCTTACAGTTTAGGTGTTTTTGGTAAAAGCGATAAAGCTAAAAAAGAAGATTTTATTAAGTATGGTTTAGCTCATCAGTTAGAGTGGGATAAAGCTTTATAG
- a CDS encoding amidohydrolase family protein, whose amino-acid sequence MSETPVLDQIIKNVRVVRPHQDAIELLDLGIKDGKFAQIAPNISPDTGKEVFDGKNLLGFPGVVDAHMHIGIYQPLDKDAVTETKAAAMGGVTTSLNYIRTGQYYLNKGGSYRDFFPEVLALSAGNFFVDYSYHIAPIASQHIDEIPLLFEEHGVSSFKIFMFYGGYGLHGLSDQQNLFLMINKEERYDFAHFEFIMRGLTRLMEKHPEARDTISLSLHCEVAEILNAYTKIVENDSSLSGLHAYSAARPPHSEGLAICIASYLANETNCANINLLHLSSRKAMEAALTMQTAFPHINFRREVTVGHLLLDVDTPNTIWAKVNPPIRPRADVEYLWQAVLNNQVDWIVSDHACCSAEQKRSAKDPNNIWLAKSGFGGTEYLLSGVLSEGSKRGMSYNQMAKLLSWNPSRRFGLLEKGDIAIGYDADLVLVDPNESFVVCAAESESQQGYTPFEGVELSGRVKSTFLRGNLIYNNGKVLGSPIGRYLKRPSRMCT is encoded by the coding sequence ATGTCTGAAACTCCCGTATTAGATCAAATTATCAAAAATGTGCGGGTAGTTCGTCCCCATCAGGATGCAATCGAACTACTTGATTTAGGAATTAAGGATGGAAAATTTGCTCAGATTGCCCCTAATATTAGCCCAGACACAGGCAAAGAGGTATTTGATGGCAAAAATTTACTGGGCTTTCCTGGGGTCGTAGATGCCCACATGCACATCGGTATTTATCAACCCCTCGACAAAGATGCTGTGACTGAAACCAAAGCAGCTGCAATGGGAGGCGTGACTACCAGCTTAAATTATATCCGTACAGGGCAGTATTATCTTAACAAAGGCGGCTCCTACCGCGATTTTTTTCCAGAAGTGTTGGCTTTATCCGCAGGTAATTTTTTTGTAGATTACAGCTATCACATTGCACCTATAGCTAGCCAGCATATTGACGAAATACCTTTATTGTTTGAAGAACACGGTGTATCTTCGTTTAAAATCTTCATGTTTTATGGCGGTTATGGATTGCATGGTTTGTCAGACCAGCAAAACCTCTTTTTGATGATTAATAAAGAGGAACGGTATGATTTCGCCCATTTTGAATTTATTATGCGTGGTCTAACTCGCTTGATGGAAAAACATCCAGAAGCGCGAGATACTATCAGCTTGAGTTTGCACTGCGAAGTTGCAGAAATTCTAAATGCTTATACCAAAATAGTTGAAAATGACTCTAGTCTGAGCGGATTACACGCTTACAGTGCAGCACGCCCTCCTCATTCCGAAGGTTTAGCAATTTGCATTGCTTCTTATTTAGCAAACGAGACTAACTGTGCAAATATCAATTTGTTGCATCTAAGTTCGCGTAAAGCAATGGAAGCAGCTTTAACTATGCAAACTGCTTTTCCCCATATCAACTTTCGGCGAGAAGTTACTGTTGGACATTTGTTATTAGATGTCGATACTCCTAATACAATTTGGGCAAAAGTCAACCCTCCTATTCGTCCCCGTGCCGATGTGGAATATTTATGGCAAGCAGTACTCAACAATCAAGTAGATTGGATAGTTAGCGACCATGCTTGCTGTTCTGCTGAACAAAAAAGAAGTGCTAAAGACCCGAATAATATTTGGTTAGCAAAGTCTGGTTTTGGCGGTACAGAATATTTACTTTCTGGTGTATTGAGTGAAGGTAGCAAGCGGGGGATGTCTTACAACCAAATGGCTAAATTGCTATCTTGGAACCCATCCCGGCGCTTTGGTTTGTTAGAAAAAGGCGATATTGCCATTGGCTATGATGCTGATTTAGTACTGGTAGACCCAAATGAAAGCTTTGTGGTATGTGCGGCTGAGTCAGAGTCACAACAAGGTTATACACCTTTTGAAGGAGTGGAATTAAGTGGAAGGGTGAAGAGTACTTTTCTGCGCGGAAACTTGATTTACAACAATGGAAAAGTTCTAGGTTCACCTATTGGGCGCTATTTAAAAAGACCTTCTAGAATGTGCACATAG